From Carya illinoinensis cultivar Pawnee chromosome 5, C.illinoinensisPawnee_v1, whole genome shotgun sequence, one genomic window encodes:
- the LOC122310373 gene encoding glutathione S-transferase T3-like, translated as MEEHFYDDPFFTTLLQSGGGGCNSTPTQHDNVVVQATPNDSEKRHTSKKVQRGASFTVEEDNLLVSAWLNISIDAIRGTDQKSTQMWERITTFYHEYKKPNIANRSEGSLMNRWSMIQKLTNKFCAYIAQVESLHPSGATEQDKIEKAKVLYKELVGTNFTMEHCWCLLRHQPKWQQHISTLGKKRRSPEKVSNVIDIDQAEEDIEVFAERPPGKKTEKERERKRKSMEGNDGEIKTALAKMTEDRATTMEERRSANLKASLERSAKFELKKRKFEANMMLLDLSGLNAMQQEYFGYIQRKIFEEWRKDSGGTSTSPSTPYELL; from the exons aTGGAGGAACATTTTTATGATGACCCCTTCTTCACCACTCTATTGCAAAGTGGAGGAGGAGGTTGTAATAGCACCCCAACGCAACATGATAATGTTGTAGTCCAAGCAACTCCAAATGACAGTGAAAAGAGGCACACATCAAAAAAAGTTCAACGTGGTGCATCCTTCACTGTTGAAGAGGATAACCTCCTCGTCTCAGCTTGGCTCAATATTAGCATCGATGCGATAAGGGGTACTGATCAAAAGTCCACGCaaatgtgggaaagaattaccacattttatcatgaatataaaaaaccGAACATTGCCAATCGTTCGGAAGGGTCATTGATGAATCGGTGGTCCATGATTCAAAAAttgacaaataaattttgtgcatatataGCACAGGTAGAGTCATTGCACCCAAGTGGTGCAACGGAGCAAGACAAG ATTGAGAAGGCGAAGGTGTTGTACAAAGAGTTGGTAGGGACCAATTTCACAATGGAGCACTGTTGGTGTCTTTTAAGACACCAACCAAAATGGCAGCAACACATCTCCACCCTTGGTAAGAAGAGAAGATCACCTGAAAAAGTGTCCAATGTTATTGATATTGACCAAGCTGAGGAGGACATAGAGGTTTTTGCTGAGAGACCTCCAGGCaaaaaaactgagaaagaaaGGGAGAGGAAGCGGAAGTCCATGGAAGGCAATGATGGTGAGATCAAGACCGCATTGGCTAAAATGACCGAGGATCGAGCAACGACCATGGAAGAGCGTAGATCTGCAAACCTGAAGGCATCCTTAGAAAGATCagcaaaatttgaattaaaaaaaaggaaattcgAGGCAAATATGATGTTGCTAGATCTCAGTGGCCTAAATGCCATGCAACAAGAATACTTTGGCTATATTCAACGGAAAATTTTTGAGGAATGGAGGAAGGATAGCGGGGGGACATCTACATCTCCTTCGACACCTTATGAACTTCTCTAA
- the LOC122311227 gene encoding RHOMBOID-like protein 8, whose amino-acid sequence MADTSKFHTHIEIKDTTPPPPTLAPPAAWPFSSELVETTTPATSTLQDQRIPFFRSRSRHRIGEDTWVISVFVILHIVAFFATMFFNDCWTNSHHDCALKVFGRLSFQPLSENPLVGPSASTLDEMGALRRKLLTQYHQTWRLFTSPCLHAGAIHLVINLSCVIFIGVHLEQEFGSLRIGLVYILSAFVGTLVAAVFVQNRPTVSSSGALCGLLGAMLSMLIRNWKVYTNKFAALAFLFVISTINFILGLLPYVDNFSNVGGFISGFLLGFVLFFSPQVTKVAQNKGGLFEYGDKGSVKLKLKQKLESPILRSVSLLLFGLILAGCLLAVLRGVNMNQYCRWCQYVDCVPVNWWSCKDKGTYCETMVNDAQLTLTCMSNGNFRVFPFTNISQSRLNDLCSLLCS is encoded by the exons ATGGCGGACACCTCCAAGTTCCACACCCACATCGAAATCAAGGACactacaccaccaccaccaacccTAGCTCCACCTGCAGCATGGCCATTCTCCTCCGAGCTCGTCGAGACTACAACTCCTGCTACTTCTACTCTCCAAGATCAGAGGATCCCCTTCTTCAGGTCCCGCTCTAGGCACCGCATCGGAGAAGATACCTGGGTTATCTCCGTCTTCGTCATCCTCCACATCGTGGCCTTCTTCGCCACCATGTTCTTCAACGACTGTTGGACCAACTCCCACCACGACTGCGCCCTCAAGGTGTTCGGGAGGTTGTCCTTTCAGCCTCTCTCTGAGAATCCCCTGGTTGGGCCTTCCGCTTCCAC GCTAGATGAAATGGGAGCTCTCCGTCGGAAACTTTTGACACAATATCACCAAACTTGGCGTCTTTTCACATCTCCATGTTTGCATGCTGGAGCCATCCACCTTGTCATCAACCTGTCCTGTGTTATCTTCATAGGAGTTCACTtagaacaagagtttggatcat TAAGGATTGGACTGGTATATATTCTCTCGGCTTTTGTTGGTACCTTGGTGGCTGCAGTTTTTGTCCAAAACAGGCCAACTGTCAGTTCATCTGGAGCTCTATGTGGATTGCTCGGGGCTATGCTCTCTATGCTTATTCGGAATTGGAAAGTTTACACCAATAAG TTTGCAGCTCTAGCATTCCTTTTTGTTATTTCCACGATAAATTTCATCCTTGGTTTGCTACCTTATGTAGACAATTTCTCAAATGTTGGAGGTTTTATATCGGGGTTCCTTCTTGGATTTGTGCTTTTTTTCAGCCCTCAGGTTACAAAAGTGGCTCAAAATAAAGGAGGGCTCTTTGAATATGGTGATAAAGGCTCCGTCAAATTGAAGTTGAAACAGAAGCTAGAAAGCCCCATCCTGAGGAGcgtttctcttcttctttttggtcTTAT ACTTGCTGGATGTCTTCTAGCAGTTCTTCGAGGTGTTAACATGAACCAGTATTGCAGATGGTGTCAATATGTTGACTGTGTTCCTGTCAATTGGTGGAGCTGCAAAGACAAGGGAACTTATTGTGAG ACCATGGTGAACGATGCACAGTTGACATTGACCTGCATGAGTAATGGAAACTTCAGGGTTTTCCCTTTCACTAACATTTCTCAATCAAGGttgaatgatttgtgcagtTTGCTATGCTCATAA